Below is a genomic region from Isosphaeraceae bacterium EP7.
GGGATTGCCTTGAACGGGTCTTCGGGCGCCTCGTACTCCAGGACGACGTAGCCCGAGTAGCGGGCCTGCTTCAAGAGGTCGATGAACTTGGACAGGTCGGCCTCCTGCTTCTTCGCCCCCTTGATGCTGATCTCGGTCTTCACCTGGACGTTCACGGCGTACGGTGCCAGCTCGGCCAGCTCGGCGTAGGGGTCTTCGCCGTGGAAGTTGCCGGTGTCCAGGTTCACGCCGAAGTTGGGGGCATCGATCGCCTTGACCAACTTGAGCAGTTGCTTGGGGGTGGCCGTGATGCCGCCGTGGTTCTCCAGGGCGAGCGTCACGCCCTTCTCCTGGGCGTAGGGGAGGCTCGCCTTGATGCCGGCGATGGCCCGCTCGACGGCGGCCTCCTCGCTGTCCCCTTTGGGAACCGTGCCGGCGAAGATCCGGATCGTCGGGGCGTCAAGCTCGGCGGCGTGGTCGACCCAGGTTCGGACCAGCGTCAGCTGCGCCTCGCGCTCGGGGCCTTCGGGTAGGCAGAAATTATTGCCCACGGAGGTGCCGGAGACGTCCAGGCCCAGGTTGAAGGCGTGCTGCTTCAGGCGGTGCAGATACTCAGTTGTGACGTCGGGCGGGAAGTAGTAGGAGGTCAGCTCCACGGCGTCCAGCTGCATGTCGGCGGCCAGGTTCACGAAGTCGAACAGGTCGATCTTCGGCCCCTTGCCCGTCAGGGCGTCGCGGAACGAGTAGGCCGCGATGCTCAACTTCATGTGGCTGGGCCTCGTCCGGCCGATCGCGTCGATCGCTCGTGCCGTGCGCGGCAAGGCCAGGGGGGAGGTGACGACGGCCGCGGCGGCCATCGCGGACCGGGCCAGGAACGTGCGGCGGTTGGCGGGTTGCATGGCGTCGGTCACTCCGGAGAGGTCGAGGGCGATCGGTCCCGGGCCTCGTCTCAGCCCGGACCGGACGGAACGGTGCATCCAGCCCGCGATCATACGACAGCGGAAACCCGCCGTGCCACGGCCGAGCCCGCCCGATCGAATCGGGGAAGATGCCCCGCAAAGTCGCCGCATTTCCTCCATCCTGGCCTTGCCGCAAGCGCAGAATCGGCCTTTCGTTGCGCAACGCCACCGGCATTGACACCCCGCCCGGCCGCTCGGATGATGACATTCGGATTCCCTCCTCATGCAATCCACCATTCCCAGACGGGCCGCCCGCCATGTTCACGTCCGAGCCCAGCCTGGCCCAGCGCATCACGCGGATGATCGCCGAGACGCCGATCATCGATCCGCACTCCCATATCCGCTGCGATCAGCCGGGTGCCCCCGACCTGGCCGCCCTCATCGGCGAGCACTCGATTTCCGCCCAGCTCCGCTCCGTCGGCATGCCCGCCGCCGACCTCGACGCGTCGCTGCCCGCCGATGAGCGGGTGCTCCGCTCGATCCCGTTCCTCTCGAAGATCCGCAACACGGCAAACGCCTGGTGCCTTTTCCGGATCTTCCGGGACCTCTACGACTTCGACGAACCCAACCTCACCCCGTCGAACTACCGCGGCCTCTTCGACCGGGTGCTCGCCACCGGCGGCGATCCTTCATGGGCCACCTCGGTCCTGCGCGAGAAGGCCGGGATCCAGACCGTCGTCACCACCCTCGATCACAAGAGCGCCGACCCGTCGAAGAACCCTGAGCACGTCGCCTTCCGTCTCGACCTGCACGATCTCGTCGCGCCCCGCCTCTCCCCTCAGAACAGCCTGCTAAAACACCCCAAGGCCGACTATTACGACAGCCTGGTCGGCATCCTGGGGGGAGACCGGCCGTCGACCTCCGAACGACTCGGCCAGTTGCTGCGCGACTGGCTCGACGCGACGGTCAGCGGATCGGTCCGCTTCTGCTCGGCCTTCCTGCCGATCGAGCAGCGGTTCCATGCTCCCGATGAGTCGCGCATCCACTTTGTTCTGAACCAGGCCGCGCACGGGCAGCCGCTGGGCGATTCGGACATCGACGAACTCGTCAGGTCGGTCACCTGGACGATCCTGGGCTGGCACCAGGACCATGGCCGGCCGTTCCAGATCGCCTTCGGGACCGAGACCCTGCCCGAAGGGGGCTGCCTCCCCAGGTCCCAGTCCAACTGGACGACGGAGATGTGCCGCATCTTCCAGCACTTCGGCCGGGCGAAGTTCGACCTGATGCTCGCGGCCGACTCGTCGCTCGTCCAGGAGACGGCCGTCGCGGCCGGGCAGTTGGCCAACGTCTACCTGGCGGGAGACTGGTCCCACAACGTCGCGCCGCCGATCATCGAACGCACGGTCGCGGCACGGGTCCAGCTTGCCCCGATGACCAAGTTCAGCGGCTTCCTGAGCGACGCCCGCCACGCGGAGTGGGCCTACGGCAGGCTCCAGATCGTCAAGAAGTCGATGGCCGGCGCCTTCGCCAGCCTCGTCGCCGCCGGCTACTACGAAGAGGATGAGGTCCCCCCCATCCTTCGACAGATCCTCCTCGACACGCCCCGCGACCTGTACGGGCTGTCCTGATCCGATCGACCGGGGCGACCTCCGACGCGGGCAAATGCTCGCGTCGAAGGTCGATCTCCTCCCTCAGCGCGGCAGGTGTGACGGGATGGAAGGGATTGAGGGCGAGGGCCCACGCGGCAGGTGGTTGGGGATGTAGGGGATGCCCGGCGTGTTGGCGTTCGGGGTGATGTACCACTGCCCCTGGGTGATCGTCGGGAACGGCACGACCCCGCCCCCCTGGTTGCCGCCGGGATTGCCCCCGATCGTCGGGCCAAAGCCGCCGCGATTGAAGCCGCCGGAATTGCCCGCGAAGCCATTGCCGAATCCGTTGTTCCCGCCGAATCCGTTGTTCCCGCCGAATCCGTTGATTTCCACGAAGCCGCTATTCACCCCGAAGCCGCCGAATCCGTTATTCAGGCCGACCCCGCCGAATCCATTGCCGAACCCATTGTTGAACCCGAATCCGTTGTTCCCGACGAAACCGTTGTTGAAGCCGAAGCCATTATTCGCCCCGAAGCCGCCAAATCCGTTGTTCACCCCGAAGTTGTTGATCCCGCCAAACCCATTATTCGCGCCGAACATGTTGGCCTGAATCCCGCGGTTCCCGCCCTGCATGGAACGGACGTTCGCCACGGCGTCGGCGGCCTGGGCCCGGCTGCGGTTGCGGTGTCCGGCCCCGGCGCGCGAGGCCTTGCCCCCCGGGCCTCGTTCCGAGACGACGGCCTGGCCGAAGCCGGCCTCGCTCGCCGAGTCGGCCGCGACGGTTTGATCCTGATCGGAAACGTCCGCCTCGGCCGACCACTCGCCGCGCTGGGCTCGTTTCGCCTCGGCCTCGCCGGCCTCGAACGCGGCCAGTTCGGCAAAGGGGACCGACTTGGAGACGCGGGCATAGCCCTTCTCGACGAGTACCTGATTGACCGGCTTGGCCTCATCGCCCGCATAGAGAAGGCCGACTTTGTTTCGGGCCTTGACCCCATCGGGGACCGCGACGGGGACGAATCGGACCGCTTTGTCCTTGAGCTGCGCTTTCAGGACCTCGCGGCCTTCGCTCCCTTTGGTGGAGAACGCGTCGACCCCGACCAGGTCGACCGTCTGCACCTTGCCATCGAGGCGCAAGCTCACGGTCTTCACCGAGTTGACCGCCACCAACTCGGGAGCGACCTCGTCCGCGGATGCGGGGGCCAGGGCTGCCAGGCAGCCGAGCATCAGCGTGGCAAGACCTGTCACGGGGTGGCGGGGACCGATCACGGCATATCTCCTGGGCATTGCAGCCCGTCAAGGCGAGTGAGGCCTTTGATCTCACCGATCCATCACTAAGAATACGCTCCAGGGCTATCCTCTTCCTACCGACCAGTCGAAAATCAGTCTCCATCGGCGCAAAGTCGATTGGAAGATTGCATGGAGGTCCCCCGACGCCCGTCGGGGGACCTCCCGATCTCAACCCCAGGCCCGATCCGGGGTTGGCAAGTTGGCGGCGCATTCCGGGCAGGCCCGCGCCTCGCGCACGATCTCCTCGCCTGGGCTCAGGCGGAAATCCAGATTCGGACACCTGGGTGAGCGGAACACGCCGTCCCGCCCTGGCCAGCTCAACGGCACGCGCGGGCCTGGTCGCCGGCGCGTTCGCAGCGTCAGGACCACCTCGCTGGGCGAGGTCTGCTCGGCCGACTCGATGCGGCGAGCGAACCGGAGGCCCGCGCCACGGCCTGCCATCGAGCTGGCGATCCCACGCATCACATTCGACACTTCCCGATCCATGCTCGCGGGGCCGCGAGGAAGGACGGGCTGGATCGAGACGACCCGACGGGTCTCGATCACGACGCGCCGGCAGGCCGTTCCGGCCGCGACGACGTCACCGCAGAGTTCGCATTTGAACAGGGCAGACAGCCAATGGATTGCATCCGGGGGGGCTGATGTCCCGGAAGGTCTGGAGGTGAGAGACCGGGCCAACGCCTCGGTCTCACGGAGCCTAGCCGAAGTCCCTCGAATCGGTCAATCCATCCGATCTGAATCTCGGGCCCGATTCATGGGGTTCTCGAAGATCGTCGCGGTCGGACATCATGCCCGGCGTCGCCCGGACCCGCCGCGGCATGCGGGTCGTCCGAGGAATTTCCCGAACAGGCCGAAGATGTCCGGAGATTTCGTATTCGGAGGGGTTCCTCACGGCACTAATCCTGGAGTCATCGCCACGAACCTGAGAGGGTTGAGCAGATGGACGACAGATTCGCCGGGACCACCCTTCACGACCTGGGCACACTCTTCCGGTTCGGCACCGCCGCCGGCCTGACGGACGGGCAGCTCCTGGACCGCTTCACGGCTGGGGGAGACGATGCCGAGGCCGCCTTCGAAGGCATCGTCCACAGACACGGCCCGATGGTCCTGGGCGTCTGCCGCCGGACCCTGGGGCGGGTGCACTCGGCCGAGGATGCGTTCCAGGCGACGTTCCTGGTCCTGGCGATCCGTGCCCGTTCGATCAGGCGGCGAGAATCCCTGGCCCCCTGGCTCCACGGAGTCGCGTCACGCCTGTCACGCAGGACCAGGGCGATGGCTGGGCGAAGGACGGACGTTTCCTGCCCATTACCGGAGCCAATCTCGGCCGAGACGACCGGCGACCTGGGCGACCTCCGGCCGGTGCTCGACGAGGAGTTGAGCCGGCTCCCCGAGAAGTACCGCCGCCCGATCGTCCTCTGCTACCTGGAGGGGATGACCCAGGAGCAGGCGGCCGGCGCCCTGGGCTGGACCAAGGGCACCGTCTCCGGAAGGCTGGCCCGCGCCAAGGACTTGCTCCGAGGGCGACTCGCCCGCCGTGGGCTGGCCCCTGCGGTTGGCTGGATGGCGTCCGGCAGCAGCCCCGGTATCGAGGCCGCCGCGATCACCATGCCCGCGACCCTGGTCAACGCGACGACTCGGGCCGCCATCGCGGTCGGACTCGGGCTGGCGGAGTCGACAGCCACCTCGGGATCGGCCCTGACGCTGGCCCGCGGGGCGATGCGATCGATGCTCGTCGGCCGGCTCAAAGTGGCGGCCGTCGTGCTGATGACGGGAACCCTGGGGGGAGCCCTGGCGATCGGTTACGCCGGGGCAGAGGGGCGAATTCGGCCCGAGACCGAGGCCCCGCCTGCTGTGAAGCCCGTCGAGGTCGCCCTCAAGTCGGCCGACCCTTCGCTTCCGCCGGGCGCACGTGTGCGGATGGGCTCCACGTCGCTGAGGCACGAGGGCCACGTGGTACGCTCGGCCTTCTCCCCCGACGGCAAGACCCTGGCCTCGGCCGCCTGGGACGGGGCGATCCGGTTCTGGGACCTCAAGACCGGCGAGCCCGCCCCCGGCCTCGATCCGGTCTTTGGGCGGGAGGCGACCTATTCGCTCGCCTACTCGCCCGACGGCAAGCTCCTGGCGCTGGGCCGGACCGACGGCACGGTCCAGCTCCGGGATCTCGTCGCGCGGCGTGAGCGGTCCAGATCCAAGCTGCACAAGGGGCGAGTCACGGGCATGGCCTTCGCCCCCGACGGACTGACCTTCGCCTCTTCGAGCGACGAGGAGACGCTCGTGCGGGTCTGGGACTCCGCGACCGGGCAGATTCGTGGCACCCTGGATTTCGTCGAGGCGAGCGTCTCTCCCGGTTCCCTTGCGTTCTCGCCCGACGGCAAAAGGCTGGCTCTAGGGATAAACTCGAAGCAAGGGCTTCCTAGCACGATCCGGATCTGGGATCTCGACCTCGGCGGCAAACCGGTCGTCATCCGCAACGCGCACGGATCCAACCTGGTCGACCTCGCCTTCTCCAAGGATAGCAAGTCGTTGATCTCCAGCGGGTGCGAGCGTGCGCCCAATGACAAGGACGAACTCGGCCGCAATCAAAGGGAAATGAACCTCGTGGCGCACCTCGCCCGCTGGGATGTACGCGACGGCCGGAGGCTCTGGGAGATGGAGCCGCCGGGCGCCGGCCTCCTTGGCGGGTTCGCACTCGCGCAGGACGGCACGACCCTGGTCTCGGCCCATCAGGATCGGCTCCTGGTCTGGGATCTCGCCACGGGTCTCGTCTCCCGGACGATCCCGATCGACCCGGCCGATTTCGGCAGCCAGGCCGACACGGTCGCCATCTCGCCCGACGGCCGGGCGATTGCAATGCTCCGCGGCGACAACCGGATCCATCTCCTCGATTTCGCCACGGGCAAGCCGCTGCTGGTCCGGCCCGAGTCCCACGACGGGCCCATCTATTCCGCCGCGTTCACCCCCGACAGCCGCACCGTCGCGACCTCGGGCGACGACGGCAAGGTCCGGATCTGGGACGCAGCCAGCGGTGCGTTTCGCCGCGTGATCGTCCCTGCCACTGTCGGCCGTGGCAACGACGTGTGCGCCTCGCCGGACGGGCGATTCCTGGCGGTTGCCAGCGAGTTTCACCGCGCCCCGGGGTTCGGCGGCTTCGCACGCATTTTCGACCTGTCCGACGGCCGGTTGATTCACAGCTTGGAATTCGACAATCGCGCCACCCTCGTCGCCTATTCCGCCGACGGCCGGCGGATGGCCGTCTCGACCTGGAACGCCGAGGCAGAAACCGGCGTCTTTGGCGACGAACGTGACGGGTTACCCGACAACTCAATCCACCTCATCGAAATCGGCGAGGTGGCGAAGGTGAGCCCGATCAAGCTGCAAGGCCACAAGGGCAAGATCCTCACCCTGGCCTTCGCCGCCGACGGCCGATCGCTCGTCACGGTGAGTCAGGACCGGACGTTCCGGTTCTGGGACGCCGAAACCGGCAAGGAGACGCGGCAGATCGCCTTCCAGCAGGAGCCGGAACCGAACAATGGGCCCGATCAACCCCCCCGCCAGATCACGTCCGCGTCGCTCGCACCCGACCTGAAATGGGCCGTGACCGGCATATTCGCGGACGATCGGGTCTTCGTCTGGGACCTGACGTCCGGTGAACTCCTCCGCACGGTCCGGGCCGAGAAACATCGCTCCTGGGCCGTCGCCATCTCCCCCGACGGCAAGCGTTTCAGCACCGTCTCGGACACCGCGGCCGGCCCGAACGCCGGCGACGTCCGCATCCAGATCTGGGACATGGCCAGCGGCCGCGAGTTGCTGAGCCTGGCAACCGGCGGCAGGCACGTCATCTCGCAGGCCTTCTCGCCCGACGGCCGGTCGCTCGTCACCGGCATGGCGGACACGACGGCGATCGTCTGGAATCTCGACGAGGCTAAGGGCCCTCAGCCATGAGAAATCCATCCGGTGTCGAATTCGTCGCCGGATGCCCCACGTCAGCCGTTCCCCACGTCCGAGTCTGGCCGGGCGAAACGAACTCAACTTGACCGATGCCGTTTTCGAGGGGCCGTCTTGGCGATCGCATGGGGGGCAGACGCTCCCCAGCGACAGCCCGTACTCGCTCGCCCAGACGCTCCCTGATGCAACGCCCCCAGGCCACTCCCGCGGTCGTGGCTGCGAGGCCGCGCCTTGCCGTCCACCGCCCGCGTCGGCCGTTCGACTCCGGTCGTCGCCGCGGCCTCGTCGCTCAACGCCCGCAGCCAGGCGGCGAAGCACGCCCGTGACGCCTCGGGCCACAATGCCATCAACACGAGGCGGAAGGCGTCCTTTCCCGGGATGCCGGAGACTGATCGAGGACCGAGGGACCTCCAACTCCCGGAATTGAGACCCGACCTCGTCCAGCCCCATCCGCCGCGAACCCGCCATCGATCATCCCCCATGCACCGTCGGGTGAAACCGCATGGAGGGTTTCCTATGCGAACCCAAGCCCCGGCGCAAGCCGTCAGGGTCCGCCAAGCCTACCCATAGGTGCGCGGTCCCTGAGTCCAACCCCCATGCGACGGGCCGGGACGGCATCCGAAATCGGCAGCAACCGAGGCAAGCGGCCCGGCTCCTCGTTCAACACGCAGCGAGACAGGTGTTCTACGCCGGTAAGCAGAGGTACTTGAGCGAGGATCCGCCTGTTGAGGTGGATGTCGAGGGGATTCTCATACGGGAGATTTCCGAATTTCGCTTAATCTTGGTGAACGTATTGCATCTCGAACCAAGGTATGTAAAAAAGAATCGGGTGTCCTGATATGGCCACTCTGTTTGTTGCCTTACTCTCCCCCCCAATCAGAGAGGTTTCGTATGAGTCGCATGCTGATTCGATCTCTTGTCCTCTCGAGCTTTGTGTGCGGCAGTGGGGCGATGTACCATGCCGACGCGGCCGACGAGCAGAAGGTAAAAGGCTCGGCCGTCGCGTTCAGCCAGAACAACGAAGTCTTGATCCTGTACAAGGAAGGGGAGGCCGAAGCGGCCAAGACGAGCGCCACGGAAGCCGGCTTCGTCGTCGTTGAAGATTACAAGCCCGGCCGCTTCCTTCGATGCACGCCGCCCAGGCCAGCCCCGGCACCCGGCGGACGGTCCTTCGCCGCCCGCTTGAACAGCATCGCCACCTCCGAGGCGGTCCGGGTCGTCGAGCCCAACTTCGTCGTGAGCATCCCCCGCCCGCCCGTTGAGCCGGCAGGCGGGGTGGCGGTCGCGTCCGCCAAACGTCGTCAGGGAAGGGCCCGGACCACGTCCACGGCCCCCGACGACCCGAAGTTGAGCGAACTCTGGGGCATGACGAACATCAACGCCCCGACCGCGTGGGGCAAGGTCAACGAGTCACCGGCGGTGGTCGTCGCAGTGATCGACACGGGCGTCGATTACACGCATGAAGACCTCGCGAAAAACATGTGGAAGAACCCCGGTGAAATCCCCGGGAACGATCTTGATGACGACGGCAATGGCATCAAGGACGACGTCCACGGCGCCAAGTTTGCCAACAACGTCGCGTCCGGCGACCCCAAGGACGACAATAGGCACGGCACCCACTGCGCGGGGACGATTGGGGCCGAAGGCAACAACCACCTGGGGGTTATCGGGGTCACCTGGAAGGTCCAGATCATGGCCCTGAAGTTCCTGGACGCCGACGGCTCCGGCACGACCAATGACGCGATCCGTTGCATCGACTACGCGATCGCGCAGAAGAACAAGGGCGTGAACGTGCGGGTCCTGAGCAATAGCTGGGGCGGCGGCGGCGAGTCGCAGGCCCTGGCCGAGGCGATCACCCGCTCCGAACAGGCGGGCATGTTGTTCGTTGCGGCAGCTGGGAATGAAGGCAAGAACAACGACATTACGCCGAACTTCCCATCGAACTATCCAAATCCGAACGTCTTCGCGGTGGCGGCGATCGATATTTCGGAGCAGTTGCCGAACTTCAGCTGCTTCGGGGCAACGATGGTTGACATCGGTGCGCCCGGCGTGGGCATCCTCAGCTCGATCCCAGGCAACGGGTACGAGAAGCTCACCGGCACCTCGATGGCCACGCCGCACGTCGCCGGGGCCGCGGCCCTGGCGCTGGCCCACGCCGACCACCAGAGCAAGTCGGGGCTCGAGATCAAGGCGCTCTTGATGCAGAAGGCCCGGCCGATCGGATCACTCTCGGGCAAGTGCGTCACGGGCGCCACGCTCGACATCGCGTTCCTCGGCTCGACCAACGGCGGCACGCCACCCGTCCCCATCCCCTTCCCCGAGGCGATCGCCTTCCTCGGTGAACTCTCCGGGCAGGGGGGGGCGTTCGCGCTGAACGGGTCGACCGGCGAGGCCAGGTACACCCTCGGCGGCACCCTCTTCAGCAGCAACCTCGAAGCCAAGGCCATCGAGACGACCCCCGACGGCTTCGAGGGATGGGTCTATCGGGAAGACTTCCCGACCCAGCCCTTCGACTTCCTGTTCACCCGCGGGACGATCGGCAACGCCCCCTACCACCGGGTCTACCTCCGCCCAGCCGAGGAAACGGGGGCCCAGTTCTCGTTTTATCTCGACGTCTCGCAGTCCTCGGTCTTCTCGACCTCGGCCTCCGCGAGCGGCACCCGCCGGTACGATGTCATCAAGGAAAGGGTGGAGTCCCTGAAGCGTCAGGCCCAGCCGCAGAATAACGCTTCCAGCAGCCGGGGTCGTTGACCGACGACCCGGCTGCAACCCGACGCGAGGCCGTGGTATCCTCGGCCTCGCGTCGCTTCTTCACCGAGACCCCAATCCGCCGTCCCGAGGCACGATCAAGGGCCCGCCGATGAGACAGGCCCGACATCGACTCCAAATTCGGGTAAACGTCGTCGGGCGGCCAAGGCCGACTCGACGAGATCTCTCAGGAGGCTGCAATGAGACGGTCCCTGGTCGTCTGTCTGGCGATCCTTCCTCTTGTCGGGATGCTCCGGCACACTTCCGTCCAGGCGTCTCCGGCCGACCGGGAATTCATCGAAGTCAAGATCCAAGGAAAGTTGCTCGTCGGCGAGGGAGGGTCGGAAGGCCGCGCCGGTTCGCCCGTGATCACCGCGAATGGGATTTCCTTCACGCTCGAGTTCAAGAAGGATCCGCCGACGCCGGCCAGGCTGACAACCCTCCACAACCATCGGGTCGTGG
It encodes:
- a CDS encoding thermonuclease family protein is translated as MIGPRHPVTGLATLMLGCLAALAPASADEVAPELVAVNSVKTVSLRLDGKVQTVDLVGVDAFSTKGSEGREVLKAQLKDKAVRFVPVAVPDGVKARNKVGLLYAGDEAKPVNQVLVEKGYARVSKSVPFAELAAFEAGEAEAKRAQRGEWSAEADVSDQDQTVAADSASEAGFGQAVVSERGPGGKASRAGAGHRNRSRAQAADAVANVRSMQGGNRGIQANMFGANNGFGGINNFGVNNGFGGFGANNGFGFNNGFVGNNGFGFNNGFGNGFGGVGLNNGFGGFGVNSGFVEINGFGGNNGFGGNNGFGNGFAGNSGGFNRGGFGPTIGGNPGGNQGGGVVPFPTITQGQWYITPNANTPGIPYIPNHLPRGPSPSIPSIPSHLPR
- a CDS encoding sigma-70 family RNA polymerase sigma factor, with amino-acid sequence MDDRFAGTTLHDLGTLFRFGTAAGLTDGQLLDRFTAGGDDAEAAFEGIVHRHGPMVLGVCRRTLGRVHSAEDAFQATFLVLAIRARSIRRRESLAPWLHGVASRLSRRTRAMAGRRTDVSCPLPEPISAETTGDLGDLRPVLDEELSRLPEKYRRPIVLCYLEGMTQEQAAGALGWTKGTVSGRLARAKDLLRGRLARRGLAPAVGWMASGSSPGIEAAAITMPATLVNATTRAAIAVGLGLAESTATSGSALTLARGAMRSMLVGRLKVAAVVLMTGTLGGALAIGYAGAEGRIRPETEAPPAVKPVEVALKSADPSLPPGARVRMGSTSLRHEGHVVRSAFSPDGKTLASAAWDGAIRFWDLKTGEPAPGLDPVFGREATYSLAYSPDGKLLALGRTDGTVQLRDLVARRERSRSKLHKGRVTGMAFAPDGLTFASSSDEETLVRVWDSATGQIRGTLDFVEASVSPGSLAFSPDGKRLALGINSKQGLPSTIRIWDLDLGGKPVVIRNAHGSNLVDLAFSKDSKSLISSGCERAPNDKDELGRNQREMNLVAHLARWDVRDGRRLWEMEPPGAGLLGGFALAQDGTTLVSAHQDRLLVWDLATGLVSRTIPIDPADFGSQADTVAISPDGRAIAMLRGDNRIHLLDFATGKPLLVRPESHDGPIYSAAFTPDSRTVATSGDDGKVRIWDAASGAFRRVIVPATVGRGNDVCASPDGRFLAVASEFHRAPGFGGFARIFDLSDGRLIHSLEFDNRATLVAYSADGRRMAVSTWNAEAETGVFGDERDGLPDNSIHLIEIGEVAKVSPIKLQGHKGKILTLAFAADGRSLVTVSQDRTFRFWDAETGKETRQIAFQQEPEPNNGPDQPPRQITSASLAPDLKWAVTGIFADDRVFVWDLTSGELLRTVRAEKHRSWAVAISPDGKRFSTVSDTAAGPNAGDVRIQIWDMASGRELLSLATGGRHVISQAFSPDGRSLVTGMADTTAIVWNLDEAKGPQP
- a CDS encoding sugar phosphate isomerase/epimerase family protein; this encodes MQPANRRTFLARSAMAAAAVVTSPLALPRTARAIDAIGRTRPSHMKLSIAAYSFRDALTGKGPKIDLFDFVNLAADMQLDAVELTSYYFPPDVTTEYLHRLKQHAFNLGLDVSGTSVGNNFCLPEGPEREAQLTLVRTWVDHAAELDAPTIRIFAGTVPKGDSEEAAVERAIAGIKASLPYAQEKGVTLALENHGGITATPKQLLKLVKAIDAPNFGVNLDTGNFHGEDPYAELAELAPYAVNVQVKTEISIKGAKKQEADLSKFIDLLKQARYSGYVVLEYEAPEDPFKAIPGHIKALRALIS
- a CDS encoding S8 family peptidase; translation: MYHADAADEQKVKGSAVAFSQNNEVLILYKEGEAEAAKTSATEAGFVVVEDYKPGRFLRCTPPRPAPAPGGRSFAARLNSIATSEAVRVVEPNFVVSIPRPPVEPAGGVAVASAKRRQGRARTTSTAPDDPKLSELWGMTNINAPTAWGKVNESPAVVVAVIDTGVDYTHEDLAKNMWKNPGEIPGNDLDDDGNGIKDDVHGAKFANNVASGDPKDDNRHGTHCAGTIGAEGNNHLGVIGVTWKVQIMALKFLDADGSGTTNDAIRCIDYAIAQKNKGVNVRVLSNSWGGGGESQALAEAITRSEQAGMLFVAAAGNEGKNNDITPNFPSNYPNPNVFAVAAIDISEQLPNFSCFGATMVDIGAPGVGILSSIPGNGYEKLTGTSMATPHVAGAAALALAHADHQSKSGLEIKALLMQKARPIGSLSGKCVTGATLDIAFLGSTNGGTPPVPIPFPEAIAFLGELSGQGGAFALNGSTGEARYTLGGTLFSSNLEAKAIETTPDGFEGWVYREDFPTQPFDFLFTRGTIGNAPYHRVYLRPAEETGAQFSFYLDVSQSSVFSTSASASGTRRYDVIKERVESLKRQAQPQNNASSSRGR